Proteins found in one Desulfurobacteriaceae bacterium genomic segment:
- a CDS encoding transglycosylase SLT domain-containing protein, producing MHRIFLPLLLFSLLLGSPCVGETATSIVNSVKEESSLIFKTAISEKVKNLDTELPIPWDKPSFQFWLSYYKNKWNRLKLISQLDNFKVFYPTVKEIFEKEGVPEDLVFLAIVESNGNPTAVSKAGAAGLWQLMPKTAKLYGLKVNWYIDERFDVEKSTVAAARYLKYLYSLFGRWDLAIAAYNAGPGTIFKRLRSLGAEHFWDLTKLPNETLNYVPKFYAVLSLIKEKGLFDSNDKKTPSLVKIKVLSKSSLYTISRKLKVPYYIMKNFNHQYKRKVVPAGHYVYIPSNFVKKSDILKYIGSSNIYVYIPRKSERITHIARKFGVDAEVIKEVNKLKRTVVYKGQPILIVKRNPRKEAVADGNS from the coding sequence ATGCATAGAATTTTTCTTCCCCTTCTTCTCTTTTCACTTCTTCTAGGTTCTCCTTGTGTTGGAGAAACAGCTACATCTATTGTCAACTCCGTAAAAGAGGAGTCCTCTCTAATTTTTAAAACTGCAATTTCAGAAAAAGTGAAGAATCTCGATACAGAGCTTCCAATTCCTTGGGATAAACCTTCTTTTCAGTTTTGGCTTTCTTACTATAAAAACAAATGGAACAGACTAAAACTTATTTCCCAGCTTGATAACTTTAAAGTTTTCTATCCAACTGTTAAAGAGATATTTGAAAAAGAAGGAGTTCCAGAAGACCTAGTCTTTCTTGCGATTGTCGAGAGCAATGGTAATCCTACTGCTGTCTCTAAAGCAGGGGCAGCAGGTCTTTGGCAGTTGATGCCCAAAACCGCAAAACTCTACGGACTTAAGGTCAACTGGTATATAGATGAAAGATTTGATGTAGAGAAATCAACGGTAGCAGCTGCAAGATACCTAAAGTATCTTTATTCCCTTTTTGGAAGGTGGGATTTAGCAATAGCTGCCTATAATGCAGGTCCTGGAACAATCTTCAAGCGATTAAGATCTTTAGGAGCTGAACATTTTTGGGATTTAACAAAACTTCCAAATGAAACTTTAAACTATGTTCCAAAATTTTACGCTGTTCTTTCTCTCATAAAGGAAAAAGGTTTATTTGATTCTAACGATAAGAAAACTCCTTCGCTTGTAAAGATAAAAGTTCTTTCTAAAAGTTCCCTTTATACAATATCGAGAAAGCTAAAGGTTCCTTACTACATAATGAAAAACTTTAATCATCAATACAAAAGAAAGGTAGTTCCTGCAGGTCATTACGTTTATATTCCTTCGAACTTTGTAAAAAAGAGTGATATTCTTAAATACATAGGTTCTTCAAACATTTATGTCTATATTCCAAGAAAGAGTGAAAGGATAACCCATATTGCAAGAAAGTTTGGCGTTGATGCAGAAGTTATAAAAGAAGTAAACAAATTAAAGAGAACAGTAGTTTACAAAGGGCAACCCATTTTAATAGTTAAAAGAAATCCTAGAAAGGAAGCTGTAGCCGATGGGAATAGTTAA
- a CDS encoding YebC/PmpR family DNA-binding transcriptional regulator → MAGHSKWANIRHRKAAQDAKRGKLYTKLAREITVAAREGGGDPEFNPRLRAAIEKAKKFNMPKENIERAIKRGTGEIAGETYEEVTYEGYGPGGVAIIVKCLTDNRNRTASEVRHAFSKHGGNLGTSGCVSWMFERKGVIKVSAEKFDEETVMMAAIDAGADDVVREDEHFVVYTQPQDLENVRKALIDGGVEVEEAKLDLIPTTTTRVEGETAEKVLKLLMALEDLDDVQEVYSNFDMPEEVMNNA, encoded by the coding sequence ATGGCTGGACATTCCAAATGGGCAAATATTAGACATAGAAAAGCAGCTCAGGATGCTAAGCGTGGGAAACTATATACAAAGCTTGCAAGAGAAATTACGGTAGCTGCAAGGGAAGGAGGAGGAGATCCAGAATTTAATCCAAGACTTAGGGCTGCTATAGAGAAGGCCAAAAAGTTTAACATGCCAAAAGAAAACATAGAAAGGGCAATAAAACGTGGAACTGGTGAAATAGCAGGAGAAACTTACGAAGAAGTAACATACGAAGGATATGGTCCAGGTGGAGTAGCGATAATCGTTAAGTGTTTAACAGATAACAGGAATAGAACAGCTTCTGAAGTAAGACACGCTTTTTCCAAACACGGTGGAAACTTGGGTACTTCAGGTTGCGTTTCTTGGATGTTTGAAAGAAAAGGAGTAATTAAAGTTTCTGCTGAAAAGTTTGATGAAGAAACAGTGATGATGGCTGCCATAGATGCTGGAGCCGATGATGTTGTAAGGGAAGATGAACATTTTGTAGTTTATACTCAGCCTCAAGACTTAGAAAACGTTAGAAAAGCTCTAATCGATGGAGGAGTAGAGGTAGAGGAAGCGAAACTTGATTTAATACCAACAACTACAACAAGAGTAGAAGGTGAAACGGCAGAAAAAGTATTGAAACTTCTTATGGCTCTTGAGGATCTTGACGATGTTCAGGAAGTTTACTCCAACTTTGATATGCCAGAAGAGGTTATGAATAATGCATAG
- the nikR gene encoding nickel-responsive transcriptional regulator NikR — MGRVARFAVSIDEKLLERFDEFIEKKGYVSRSEAIRDLIRNALIEESIGEDKEVFGTITIVYDHHQRELAEKITEIEHGFLDNIISTMHIHIDHHHCLETIAVKGKASVIKELADKIITLKGVKHGKLVVTGIEP; from the coding sequence ATGGGAAGAGTAGCCCGCTTTGCAGTTTCGATAGACGAAAAGCTTTTGGAAAGGTTTGACGAATTTATTGAAAAAAAAGGATACGTTAGCCGTTCAGAAGCTATAAGAGATTTAATCAGAAACGCTTTGATTGAAGAATCCATTGGAGAGGACAAAGAGGTTTTTGGAACTATAACTATAGTCTATGACCACCATCAAAGAGAACTTGCAGAAAAGATAACAGAAATTGAACACGGATTTTTAGATAACATAATCTCCACTATGCATATTCATATAGATCACCATCACTGCCTTGAAACGATAGCTGTAAAAGGAAAGGCAAGTGTAATAAAAGAATTGGCAGATAAAATAATTACTCTGAAAGGAGTAAAACACGGAAAGTTAGTTGTTACTGGAATAGAGCCTTGA
- a CDS encoding YchF/TatD family DNA exonuclease, giving the protein MIDTHAHLHFPQFDKDREEIIKECEDKLDAVITVGCDLEDSKKAIKVAESSKNVFASVGIHPHEAKSYSENDYERILELAKSSPKVVALGEMGLDFYRNFSPKEKQYEIFEMQVEAARELNLPIIIHSRSASKEMAEFIRTKLKGVKGVLHCFSGEKDLLEAALDEGLFISYAGIVTYPKNNELRETLKYVPSSRLLIETDSPYLSPQPVRGKRNKPTYVAYVAMTIAKELGMNFLDIDRITTTNAKRLFNIPLNPKEQEEKLVYTVGNRLYINLSSSCPCNCKFCFRGKEAFILGYNLNLNREPIPEEYMYRIKNPKVYDEIVFCGYGEPFERYEALREIAKWLNKMGRPSVRVDTNGLAYLITRNENVLDELKGLVDTFNVSINASNKEEYYKVVNPKFENSWESVLKFIKDAKTKGYKVIISAVNYPGFNEEEFKRFAQSLGVDFKIRNFKRFTKWEE; this is encoded by the coding sequence TTGATAGATACCCATGCCCACCTTCACTTTCCTCAGTTTGATAAGGATAGAGAAGAGATAATTAAGGAGTGTGAGGATAAGCTTGATGCAGTTATTACCGTAGGCTGTGATTTAGAAGACAGTAAGAAAGCTATTAAGGTAGCAGAAAGCAGTAAAAACGTCTTTGCAAGTGTTGGTATACATCCACATGAAGCAAAATCTTACTCAGAGAACGATTATGAAAGAATATTAGAACTTGCTAAGAGTTCTCCTAAAGTTGTCGCTCTTGGAGAAATGGGACTTGACTTTTACAGGAACTTTTCTCCTAAGGAAAAGCAGTACGAAATTTTTGAGATGCAAGTAGAAGCTGCAAGAGAGCTTAACCTCCCGATCATCATCCATTCTAGAAGTGCATCGAAAGAGATGGCTGAGTTTATAAGAACAAAGCTTAAAGGCGTAAAAGGTGTACTTCACTGTTTTAGTGGTGAGAAAGATCTTTTAGAAGCAGCTTTGGACGAAGGACTGTTTATCTCCTACGCAGGAATTGTTACGTATCCTAAGAACAATGAACTTAGAGAAACTTTAAAATACGTTCCTTCTTCTAGGCTCTTAATAGAAACAGATTCTCCTTATCTTTCCCCCCAACCTGTAAGAGGAAAGAGGAACAAACCTACTTATGTTGCTTACGTTGCTATGACAATTGCAAAAGAACTTGGTATGAACTTCCTAGATATAGATAGAATTACAACCACAAACGCAAAAAGGCTATTCAATATTCCGTTGAATCCTAAAGAACAAGAAGAAAAACTTGTTTACACTGTTGGAAATAGGCTTTACATAAATCTTTCTTCTTCTTGCCCTTGCAATTGTAAGTTCTGTTTCAGGGGAAAGGAAGCCTTTATACTCGGCTATAACCTCAACCTAAATAGAGAACCCATACCTGAAGAATACATGTATAGGATAAAGAACCCAAAAGTTTACGATGAGATAGTCTTTTGTGGATATGGCGAACCTTTCGAAAGATACGAGGCCTTAAGGGAAATAGCTAAGTGGCTTAATAAGATGGGAAGACCTTCTGTTAGAGTAGACACTAACGGTCTTGCATACCTTATAACTAGAAATGAAAACGTTTTAGACGAATTAAAAGGACTCGTAGATACTTTTAACGTTAGCATTAATGCATCAAACAAGGAAGAATACTACAAAGTTGTAAATCCAAAGTTTGAAAACAGTTGGGAGTCGGTCCTAAAGTTTATAAAAGATGCGAAAACCAAGGGATACAAGGTTATAATCTCGGCAGTAAACTATCCTGGGTTTAATGAAGAAGAGTTTAAAAGATTTGCCCAAAGTCTTGGAGTGGATTTCAAAATTAGAAACTTTAAGAGGTTTACCAAATGGGAAGAGTAG
- a CDS encoding SPOR domain-containing protein: protein MEGDRKLQYILMGAATVIFGFSYMVGYFVGKEAGFEEAKKKFDIEKQKLLKTIAALSPVSQPRVENKIFVVDKTKEVKKKEEKPIVVKQKEKPESIKSKEEGRSPKIEKSTKEKPFVTLLNKGDSDSKGENIQPEKFPKQVKVEEKTLKENSKDQKVAKEQKTKGNFYLQVGVFKNKGNAQKLTKKLKAKGFNAEVLDKGRYAIVIVGYFGTKEEAMKTKKSIKETLKLDSIVRRRK, encoded by the coding sequence ATGGAAGGGGATAGGAAACTGCAGTATATCTTGATGGGAGCTGCTACCGTTATTTTTGGTTTCTCTTACATGGTAGGGTACTTTGTAGGTAAGGAAGCAGGATTTGAAGAAGCTAAGAAAAAGTTTGACATTGAAAAACAAAAGCTTTTAAAGACAATTGCTGCTCTTAGTCCTGTTTCTCAACCAAGAGTAGAGAACAAAATTTTTGTCGTAGATAAAACAAAAGAAGTAAAGAAGAAAGAAGAAAAGCCTATAGTTGTTAAGCAAAAAGAAAAACCCGAGTCCATAAAGTCTAAAGAGGAAGGCAGAAGTCCTAAGATAGAGAAATCGACTAAGGAAAAACCTTTTGTGACTTTACTTAATAAAGGTGATAGTGATTCCAAAGGTGAGAATATTCAGCCTGAGAAATTCCCTAAACAAGTTAAAGTTGAAGAGAAAACTCTGAAAGAGAATTCTAAAGATCAAAAAGTTGCTAAAGAACAGAAAACAAAAGGAAACTTTTATCTTCAAGTAGGTGTTTTTAAGAATAAAGGGAACGCTCAGAAGCTAACGAAGAAGCTAAAAGCAAAAGGGTTTAATGCCGAAGTTTTAGATAAAGGACGTTACGCCATTGTTATAGTTGGGTATTTCGGAACGAAGGAAGAAGCTATGAAGACCAAAAAATCTATTAAAGAGACCTTAAAGCTTGATTCAATCGTTAGAAGGAGGAAGTAG